From the Streptomyces sp. Tu 2975 genome, one window contains:
- a CDS encoding VOC family protein — protein sequence MAAFTEGTPCWVDASLPDVEAGKRFYGELFGWTFTERGGGHVPGGMRGRYADAFSDGRLVGALTPKRDGRMPTVWGVYFATPDAKALGRRIADHGGRLINDPLPVDSAGISAVAADPGGAVFGLWQAGTRQGFEKQGEPNSFCWTEVYTRDQERADDFYESVFHFQGTDLTGTMAGFRMWSPAGTEPGESTAVGGRSAITDEFPPEMPDHFLVYFRVTDCDATAESVVRLGGRVRTVASDTPYGRIAVFGDNQGATFAVLAEPDRSDAPGRTQETESGGTRPESGRGGTRRPDRDASEEDGEAAKSA from the coding sequence ATGGCCGCATTCACAGAGGGCACGCCGTGCTGGGTGGACGCATCGCTCCCCGACGTGGAGGCGGGCAAGCGCTTCTACGGCGAGCTCTTCGGCTGGACCTTCACCGAACGGGGCGGCGGCCACGTCCCCGGCGGTATGCGCGGTCGCTACGCCGACGCCTTCAGCGACGGCCGGCTGGTCGGCGCCCTGACTCCCAAGCGGGACGGCCGCATGCCCACCGTCTGGGGCGTCTACTTCGCCACCCCCGACGCCAAGGCCCTCGGCCGGCGCATCGCCGACCACGGCGGCCGGCTGATCAACGACCCGCTGCCCGTCGACTCCGCGGGCATCTCCGCGGTCGCCGCGGACCCCGGCGGCGCGGTGTTCGGCCTGTGGCAGGCGGGCACCCGGCAGGGCTTCGAGAAGCAGGGCGAGCCGAACTCGTTCTGCTGGACCGAGGTCTACACCCGGGACCAAGAGCGCGCGGACGACTTCTACGAGTCCGTGTTCCACTTCCAGGGCACGGACCTCACCGGCACCATGGCCGGCTTCCGCATGTGGTCGCCGGCCGGTACGGAACCGGGCGAGAGCACGGCCGTCGGCGGACGCAGCGCGATCACGGACGAGTTCCCGCCGGAGATGCCCGACCACTTCCTCGTCTACTTCCGCGTCACCGACTGCGACGCGACGGCCGAGTCCGTCGTCCGCCTCGGCGGCCGGGTCCGCACCGTCGCCTCCGACACCCCGTACGGGCGGATCGCCGTGTTCGGTGACAACCAAGGGGCCACCTTCGCCGTGCTGGCGGAGCCGGACCGGTCGGACGCGCCAGGCAGGACGCAGGAGACCGAGAGCGGCGGGACACGGCCGGAGTCCGGGAGGGGCGGGACTCGAAGGCCGGACCGCGACGCGTCGGAGGAGGACGGAGAGGCCGCCAAGAGCGCCTGA
- a CDS encoding TetR family transcriptional regulator yields the protein MTGQVRTVDGRVAGRRGQATRQKLLDCLSEMLSSSPYRDVKVIDVARKAGTSPATFYQYFPDVEGAVLEIAEEMAKEGAELTELVSGRSWVGKAGWQTAEELVEGFLDFWRRNDAILRVVDLGAAEGDKRFYKIRMKILTSVTNSLSDAVKELQGKGKVDKDVSPGAMAGSLVAMLAAVASHQKGFTTWGVKQAELKPNLALLVHLGITGKKPAK from the coding sequence ATGACAGGACAAGTGCGCACCGTCGACGGCCGGGTAGCCGGCCGACGCGGGCAGGCGACGCGGCAGAAACTGCTCGACTGCCTCAGCGAGATGCTCAGCTCGTCGCCGTACCGGGACGTCAAAGTCATCGACGTGGCCCGTAAAGCGGGCACTTCACCGGCGACGTTCTACCAGTACTTCCCGGACGTCGAGGGCGCCGTTCTCGAAATTGCCGAGGAAATGGCCAAGGAGGGCGCCGAGTTGACGGAGCTGGTCTCCGGCCGCTCCTGGGTCGGTAAGGCGGGCTGGCAGACGGCGGAGGAACTGGTCGAGGGTTTCCTCGACTTCTGGCGCCGCAACGACGCCATTCTCCGGGTGGTCGATCTCGGTGCCGCCGAGGGGGACAAGCGGTTCTACAAGATCCGTATGAAGATTCTCACCTCGGTCACCAACTCCCTCTCGGACGCCGTCAAGGAGCTCCAGGGCAAGGGCAAGGTCGACAAGGACGTCAGCCCCGGAGCGATGGCCGGATCGCTGGTGGCGATGCTGGCCGCGGTCGCCTCGCACCAGAAGGGCTTCACGACCTGGGGGGTCAAGCAGGCCGAACTCAAGCCCAACCTCGCCCTGTTGGTGCACCTCGGCATCACGGGCAAGAAGCCGGCGAAGTAA
- a CDS encoding enoyl-CoA hydratase/isomerase family protein encodes MSLRVETDKDTGVALVTLDRPARLNAIDLETATELRAAWQEFRRDDAVRAAVITGAGTRAFSTGIDRSAEVPQPSSPYSLDDPLLGIGPKANDLWKPVIAAVEGMACGGAFYLLGESEFLIASHEATFFDPHTTYGMVSAYESVLMAQRMPAGEVARTALMGTAERLTARRAYDVGLVSELTEPGGAAAAALRAAAVIASCPTDAVQGTVRAVWSATEASRSQALALAPHLVTLGNLPPRRQAELFEEGRGKGGFRLR; translated from the coding sequence ATGAGCCTGCGCGTGGAGACCGACAAGGACACCGGCGTCGCCCTGGTCACCCTCGACCGGCCCGCCAGGCTCAACGCCATCGACCTGGAGACAGCGACCGAACTGAGGGCCGCGTGGCAGGAGTTCCGGCGCGACGACGCGGTCCGGGCAGCGGTGATCACGGGCGCGGGCACCAGAGCGTTCAGCACGGGCATCGACCGCTCGGCAGAGGTGCCGCAGCCGTCCTCGCCGTACTCCCTCGACGATCCGCTGCTGGGTATCGGCCCCAAGGCGAACGACCTGTGGAAACCGGTGATCGCGGCCGTCGAGGGCATGGCCTGCGGCGGGGCGTTCTATCTTCTCGGCGAGAGCGAGTTCCTGATCGCATCGCACGAGGCGACGTTCTTCGATCCGCACACCACGTACGGGATGGTCAGCGCCTACGAGTCCGTCCTCATGGCCCAGCGGATGCCGGCCGGTGAGGTGGCGCGGACGGCCCTGATGGGCACGGCTGAGCGGCTGACGGCACGCCGCGCGTACGACGTGGGCCTGGTCTCCGAGCTGACGGAGCCCGGCGGCGCGGCAGCGGCGGCGCTGCGGGCCGCGGCGGTGATCGCGTCGTGTCCGACGGACGCCGTCCAGGGGACGGTACGCGCCGTGTGGTCGGCCACCGAGGCGTCACGGTCCCAGGCGCTCGCTCTCGCCCCGCACCTGGTCACGCTCGGCAACCTGCCGCCGCGGCGGCAGGCCGAGTTGTTCGAGGAGGGGCGGGGCAAGGGCGGCTTCCGGCTGCGTTGA
- a CDS encoding OB-fold domain-containing protein — protein sequence MLRPVIDDDGAPFWTYAARGELRVQACAAPACGEPRFPPRPCCPHCGSFDSEWRLMNGRGRIWSFVLPHPPLLPGYAEQAPYNAVVVELLDAPRIRLAGNVVAAPDAPLNSVDPARLRIGAGVRVVFTRDGLPRWRLERA from the coding sequence ATGCTGCGACCGGTCATCGACGACGACGGCGCGCCCTTCTGGACGTACGCGGCGAGAGGCGAACTGCGCGTCCAGGCCTGCGCCGCACCCGCCTGCGGCGAACCGCGCTTCCCGCCGCGGCCCTGCTGCCCCCACTGCGGGTCCTTCGACAGCGAATGGCGCCTGATGAACGGCCGGGGGCGTATCTGGTCGTTCGTGCTCCCGCACCCGCCGCTGCTGCCCGGCTACGCCGAACAGGCCCCCTACAACGCGGTCGTCGTCGAACTGCTCGACGCCCCCCGCATCCGGCTCGCCGGCAATGTGGTCGCCGCCCCCGACGCCCCGCTGAACTCGGTCGACCCGGCCCGGCTGCGCATCGGCGCCGGGGTGCGCGTGGTGTTCACCCGGGACGGGCTGCCCCGCTGGCGACTGGAGCGCGCATGA
- a CDS encoding lipid-transfer protein, translating into MATLKDKAAIVGIGSTAFAGRLPESEKTLACRAVLAALEDAGIAPSEVDGFASYTMEETDEVELAKAVGAGDVTFFSKVGYGGGGSCATVAHLAGAVATGQASVGVAWRSRKRGSGPRPWTNTTVQLPTPAQWTRPFGLLRPADEIGVLARRYMHEYGATRDHFFNVALACRNRANQNPAAIMYERPLTREMYMTARWISEPLCLFDNCLETDGALACVIVSAERARDCRHSPVYIHSAAQGLPAQHHGMVNYWNDDPLTGPAWTAARHLWKQADFGPDDVHVAQIYDAFTPLIPLSLEGYGFCGRGEGAAFTEGGALEIGGRLPLNTAGGGLSEAYVHGFNLINEGVKQLRGASTAQVPDARTCLVTAGEGVPTSALLLRS; encoded by the coding sequence ATGGCGACCCTCAAGGACAAGGCGGCGATCGTCGGGATCGGTTCGACGGCCTTCGCCGGACGACTGCCCGAGTCGGAGAAGACACTGGCCTGCCGGGCGGTCCTCGCCGCTCTCGAGGACGCCGGCATCGCCCCGTCCGAGGTGGACGGCTTCGCCTCGTACACGATGGAGGAGACCGACGAGGTCGAGCTCGCCAAGGCCGTCGGCGCGGGCGACGTCACCTTCTTCTCCAAGGTGGGCTACGGGGGCGGCGGCTCGTGCGCCACCGTGGCGCACCTCGCCGGAGCCGTCGCCACCGGGCAGGCGAGCGTCGGCGTGGCATGGCGCTCACGCAAACGCGGCTCGGGCCCTCGGCCCTGGACGAACACCACGGTCCAGCTGCCGACCCCGGCCCAGTGGACCCGTCCCTTCGGGCTGCTGCGGCCCGCCGACGAGATCGGCGTGCTCGCCCGCCGCTACATGCACGAGTACGGCGCGACCCGAGACCACTTCTTCAACGTGGCCCTCGCCTGCCGCAACCGTGCCAACCAGAACCCGGCCGCGATCATGTACGAACGCCCGCTCACCCGCGAGATGTACATGACCGCCCGCTGGATCAGCGAGCCGCTCTGCCTCTTCGACAACTGCCTCGAGACGGACGGCGCGCTCGCCTGCGTCATCGTGAGCGCCGAACGCGCCCGCGACTGCCGGCACAGCCCCGTCTACATCCACTCGGCCGCCCAGGGCCTGCCCGCCCAGCACCACGGAATGGTCAACTACTGGAACGACGACCCGCTCACCGGCCCCGCCTGGACGGCCGCACGGCACCTGTGGAAGCAGGCCGACTTCGGTCCTGACGACGTCCACGTGGCCCAGATATACGACGCGTTCACCCCCCTGATCCCACTGTCGCTGGAGGGCTACGGCTTCTGCGGGCGGGGCGAGGGCGCGGCCTTCACCGAGGGCGGGGCGCTGGAGATCGGCGGGCGCCTGCCCCTGAACACCGCGGGCGGCGGACTCAGCGAGGCCTACGTGCACGGCTTCAACCTGATCAACGAGGGCGTCAAGCAACTGCGGGGCGCCTCGACGGCCCAGGTGCCGGACGCGCGGACCTGCCTGGTGACAGCGGGTGAGGGCGTACCGACGTCGGCCCTTCTGCTGAGGAGCTGA
- a CDS encoding FadD3 family acyl-CoA ligase has translation MRRGDLAWGTVPELVRSAALRYGQREAVVDGRTRVPYAELGDRVERAAAACIASGVRKGDRVAVWAPNTLDWIVCALGAVTAGAVLVPLNTRFKGTEAADVLRRSRARLLFVTGTFLGTSYVASLRRCGVELPDLEQVVVLAESAPQEYRTWKDFLAGGDGVGARQVRERAGTVTADDPSDLVFTSGTTGRPKGAVITHAQTLRCYDLWSELAGLREGDRYLIVNPFFHTFGYKAGIIACLTRGATMVPQPVFNVETVLANIAAERISVLPGPPTLHRSLLDHPARGRHDLGTLRLVVTGAAVVPLELVERIRDELRVPTVLTAYGLSEASGIVTMCRRGDAPATVAATSGRAIPGTEVRVLAPPGEPGEVLVRGHNVMRGYFEDPEATARAITPDGWLRTGDVGVLDEAGNLRITDRIKDMFIVGGFNAYPAEIEQLLGLHPDVADVAVVGVPDERLGEVGKAYAVRRPGSTLTSDDLIAWSRREMANYKVPRHVEFMAGLPRNASGKVLKTELRDRHGG, from the coding sequence ATGCGACGCGGCGACCTGGCATGGGGCACCGTCCCGGAGCTGGTGCGAAGTGCGGCCCTGCGGTACGGACAGCGCGAGGCCGTCGTCGACGGCCGCACCCGCGTCCCGTACGCCGAGCTCGGCGACCGGGTCGAACGCGCCGCCGCGGCGTGCATCGCCTCCGGCGTCCGCAAGGGGGACCGGGTCGCCGTCTGGGCGCCCAACACCCTCGACTGGATCGTCTGCGCCCTCGGCGCCGTCACGGCGGGTGCCGTACTCGTCCCCCTCAACACCCGCTTCAAGGGAACCGAGGCGGCCGACGTCCTCAGGCGCTCACGGGCCAGACTCCTCTTCGTCACCGGCACCTTCCTCGGCACCTCATACGTCGCCTCCCTGCGCCGCTGCGGCGTGGAGCTCCCCGACCTGGAGCAGGTCGTCGTCCTCGCCGAGAGCGCGCCGCAGGAGTACCGCACCTGGAAGGACTTCCTCGCGGGCGGCGACGGCGTCGGCGCGCGGCAGGTGCGGGAGCGGGCCGGCACCGTCACCGCCGACGACCCCTCCGACCTCGTCTTCACCTCCGGCACCACCGGCCGCCCCAAGGGCGCCGTCATCACCCACGCCCAGACCCTGCGCTGCTACGACCTGTGGAGCGAGCTCGCCGGGCTGCGCGAGGGCGACCGCTATCTGATCGTGAACCCGTTCTTCCACACCTTCGGCTACAAGGCGGGCATCATCGCCTGCCTCACCCGCGGCGCCACGATGGTCCCCCAACCCGTCTTCAACGTGGAGACCGTCCTCGCCAACATCGCCGCGGAACGCATCTCCGTCCTCCCCGGCCCGCCGACCCTGCACCGGTCGCTGCTCGACCACCCGGCACGCGGCCGGCACGACCTGGGCACCCTGCGCCTCGTCGTCACCGGCGCCGCGGTCGTCCCCCTCGAACTGGTGGAACGGATCCGCGACGAACTGCGCGTCCCCACCGTCCTGACCGCCTACGGACTCTCGGAGGCGAGCGGGATCGTGACCATGTGCCGCCGGGGCGACGCCCCCGCCACCGTCGCCGCCACCTCCGGCCGTGCGATACCCGGCACGGAGGTCCGCGTCCTCGCGCCGCCGGGAGAGCCGGGGGAGGTACTGGTACGCGGTCACAACGTCATGCGCGGCTACTTCGAGGACCCCGAGGCCACGGCCCGCGCGATCACTCCCGACGGCTGGCTGCGCACCGGTGACGTCGGCGTCCTGGACGAGGCGGGGAACCTGCGCATCACCGACCGGATCAAGGACATGTTCATCGTCGGCGGCTTCAACGCCTACCCCGCGGAGATCGAGCAACTGCTCGGCCTGCACCCGGACGTCGCGGACGTCGCCGTCGTCGGCGTGCCCGACGAACGGCTCGGCGAGGTGGGCAAGGCGTACGCGGTCCGCCGGCCCGGGTCGACGCTCACCTCCGACGACCTGATCGCATGGTCACGGCGGGAGATGGCGAACTACAAGGTCCCCCGGCACGTGGAGTTCATGGCCGGGCTGCCCCGCAACGCGAGCGGGAAGGTACTGAAGACCGAGCTGCGCGACCGGCACGGCGGCTGA
- a CDS encoding cytochrome P450, whose protein sequence is MAVDPFGADIIAECAKLRSLGPVVPVELPGGIPAWAPTGYDTLKALILDPQVSKDPRKHWSLFPEIGERPEWGWILGWVGVVNMLSTYGSDHTRLRKLVAPSFTARRTEAMRDRVEAITEELLTDLDAAGANGEVVDVKAAFAHPLPMRMICELFGVPEHLREATGRLIAALMDTSDPSPEQAAWVQEQIGTVLGSLIGYKTEHPGDDMTTELIRVRDEDGDRLSDEELLYTLLLVIGAGFETTVNLIGNAVVALLEHPEQLAAVRAGRISWEQVIEEVLRVRPSIASLPLRFAVSDITVGGVTVPAGDAILTTYAAAGNDPARYGEDAAAFDATRAADDHLSFGIGVHRCIGAPLARMEAMTALPALFDRYPGLTAAFTSDELKQVPSFIAYGWQEIPVRLHG, encoded by the coding sequence GTGGCCGTCGATCCGTTCGGTGCCGACATCATCGCCGAGTGCGCGAAGCTCCGTTCCCTCGGTCCGGTGGTGCCCGTCGAGCTGCCCGGCGGCATACCCGCCTGGGCGCCGACCGGTTACGACACCCTCAAGGCCCTGATCCTCGACCCGCAGGTCAGCAAGGACCCGCGTAAGCACTGGTCGCTGTTCCCCGAGATCGGCGAGCGCCCCGAGTGGGGCTGGATCCTCGGCTGGGTCGGCGTGGTCAACATGCTGTCGACCTACGGCAGCGACCACACCCGGCTGCGCAAGCTCGTCGCCCCCAGCTTCACCGCCCGGCGCACCGAGGCAATGCGCGACCGCGTGGAGGCCATCACCGAGGAGCTGCTGACCGACCTGGACGCGGCGGGCGCGAACGGCGAAGTGGTGGACGTGAAGGCCGCGTTCGCGCATCCGCTGCCCATGCGGATGATCTGCGAGCTGTTCGGCGTGCCCGAGCATCTGCGCGAGGCAACCGGCCGGCTGATCGCCGCGCTCATGGACACCTCCGACCCGAGCCCGGAGCAGGCGGCCTGGGTCCAGGAGCAGATCGGCACGGTCCTCGGCTCGCTCATCGGGTACAAGACCGAGCACCCCGGCGACGACATGACGACCGAGCTGATCCGGGTCCGCGACGAGGACGGCGACCGGCTCAGTGACGAGGAGCTTCTCTACACCCTGCTCCTCGTCATCGGCGCCGGCTTCGAGACGACGGTCAATCTGATCGGCAACGCCGTCGTCGCACTGCTCGAGCACCCCGAGCAGCTGGCCGCCGTGCGCGCCGGCAGGATCAGCTGGGAGCAGGTGATCGAGGAGGTGCTGCGGGTCCGTCCGTCGATCGCTTCGCTGCCGCTGCGGTTCGCGGTGTCCGACATCACCGTCGGCGGGGTCACCGTCCCGGCGGGCGACGCGATCCTGACGACGTACGCCGCCGCGGGCAACGACCCGGCGCGCTACGGCGAGGACGCGGCGGCCTTCGACGCCACGCGCGCGGCCGACGACCATCTGTCCTTCGGTATCGGTGTGCACCGCTGCATCGGCGCCCCGCTGGCCCGTATGGAGGCGATGACCGCGCTGCCGGCGCTCTTCGACCGCTACCCCGGCCTCACCGCGGCGTTCACGTCCGACGAGCTGAAGCAGGTGCCCTCGTTCATCGCGTACGGGTGGCAGGAGATCCCGGTCCGCCTCCACGGCTGA
- a CDS encoding cytochrome P450, whose protein sequence is MNAYPARADAFSLSAPVRLWEEGFAADPHAYYAALRAQGPVGWAELAPGVPAYVVTDRRATLDLLHDPKTWSHDPRPWEATVPEDSPVLGMMRWRPNTLFADGDAHIRYRRSLTDAFDLVEPHDLRERVHHAVDVLVGRFGPAGSADLVTEFARPLMALIFNNLFGLPDSESGRLDAALGAMMEGGDRAAEGEAEYGRYVLELIAAKSVQRGPDITSRLLDHPLALTPEEVTWQVFLTLGAGHEPSANLVSNALSRILGNADYYSTLTSGSRPVMDAVLEVLRYETPLANYGIHFARESVSFHGVWVQAAVPVVVSYGALGHFAEQDFAGTHHRHDASHLSFSAGEHACPVKQPALLIATEAIERLTQWLPDLQPVVPRERLSWRPGPFHRSLTALPVRFTPHSPDQAGDRS, encoded by the coding sequence TTGAACGCCTATCCTGCCCGCGCCGACGCGTTCTCGCTGTCCGCGCCCGTACGACTGTGGGAAGAGGGCTTCGCGGCCGACCCGCACGCCTACTACGCGGCGCTGCGGGCGCAGGGCCCGGTCGGCTGGGCGGAGCTCGCCCCCGGTGTGCCCGCGTACGTCGTCACGGACCGCCGCGCCACCCTCGACCTGCTGCACGACCCCAAGACCTGGTCGCACGACCCGCGTCCCTGGGAGGCCACCGTCCCGGAGGACTCCCCCGTCCTCGGCATGATGCGCTGGCGGCCCAACACCCTCTTCGCGGACGGTGACGCGCACATCCGCTACCGGCGCAGCCTCACGGACGCCTTCGACCTCGTCGAACCGCACGATCTGCGCGAACGCGTCCATCACGCGGTGGACGTGCTCGTCGGCCGCTTCGGCCCGGCCGGCTCCGCGGACCTCGTCACCGAGTTCGCCCGGCCGCTCATGGCGCTGATCTTCAACAACCTCTTCGGGCTGCCCGACAGCGAGTCCGGCCGGCTCGACGCCGCGCTCGGCGCCATGATGGAGGGCGGCGACCGCGCGGCGGAGGGCGAGGCCGAGTACGGCAGGTACGTGCTGGAGCTGATCGCCGCCAAGTCGGTGCAGCGCGGGCCCGACATCACCAGCCGGCTGCTGGACCATCCGCTGGCGCTCACGCCGGAGGAGGTCACCTGGCAGGTCTTCCTCACCCTCGGGGCGGGCCACGAGCCGAGCGCCAACCTCGTCTCCAACGCGCTCTCTCGGATCCTCGGCAACGCCGACTACTACTCCACCCTCACCAGTGGCTCCCGGCCGGTGATGGACGCGGTCCTCGAGGTGCTCCGGTACGAGACCCCGCTGGCGAACTACGGCATCCACTTCGCCCGCGAGTCCGTGTCGTTCCACGGTGTCTGGGTGCAGGCGGCGGTCCCGGTCGTCGTCTCGTACGGAGCGCTGGGCCACTTCGCCGAGCAGGACTTCGCCGGGACGCACCACCGCCACGACGCCTCGCACCTGTCGTTCTCCGCCGGTGAGCACGCCTGCCCCGTGAAGCAGCCTGCCCTGCTGATCGCCACGGAGGCCATCGAGCGCCTCACCCAGTGGCTGCCGGATCTTCAGCCGGTCGTACCGCGTGAACGGCTCAGCTGGCGGCCCGGCCCGTTCCACCGTTCGCTGACGGCGCTGCCCGTCAGATTCACACCTCACAGCCCCGACCAGGCAGGAGACCGTTCATGA
- a CDS encoding ATP/GTP-binding protein has protein sequence MASAPSSFSPPARSGPSSRERDSAEAGLHLPDTARELVKILVAGPFGVGKTTLIDSVSEIRPLHTEEHLTQASVAVDDLAGVRDKTTTTVAIDFGRISLGGGIVLYLFGTPGQERFRSLWNDIAYGALGALVLVDTRRIDDSFDVLGMVEESGLPYAVALNTFPDSKNYGEEQLRRALDLEDDTPLVMCDARDTNSSVDALLALVQHLIDRNSRRTELR, from the coding sequence ATGGCCTCCGCGCCCTCAAGCTTTAGCCCGCCCGCGCGCTCCGGCCCGTCCTCCCGTGAGCGCGACTCCGCCGAGGCGGGTCTGCATCTGCCCGACACCGCGCGGGAACTGGTCAAGATCCTGGTCGCCGGCCCGTTCGGCGTCGGCAAGACGACGCTGATCGACTCCGTCTCCGAGATCCGCCCCCTGCACACAGAGGAACACCTGACCCAGGCGTCGGTCGCGGTCGACGACCTGGCCGGGGTGCGCGACAAGACGACGACGACCGTCGCCATCGACTTCGGGCGGATCTCGCTGGGCGGCGGGATCGTGCTCTACCTCTTCGGCACCCCCGGCCAGGAACGTTTCCGCTCCCTGTGGAACGACATCGCCTACGGGGCGCTCGGTGCGCTCGTGCTCGTCGACACCCGCCGTATCGACGACTCCTTCGACGTCCTCGGCATGGTCGAGGAGTCGGGGCTGCCGTACGCCGTCGCCCTGAACACCTTCCCCGACTCGAAGAACTACGGCGAGGAGCAGCTGCGCCGCGCCCTCGACCTCGAAGATGACACCCCGCTGGTGATGTGCGACGCCCGTGACACCAACTCCTCCGTCGACGCGCTGCTCGCCCTGGTCCAGCACCTCATCGACCGCAACAGCCGCCGGACGGAGCTCCGTTGA
- a CDS encoding DUF742 domain-containing protein, with protein sequence MTGRRSGRPLVPAYLSTGGVARPSRNSLERLSVLTGAGGPAPAGLPAAQHAVLEALDGGSLTVVETAALLKLPVSAVRVLAAALIDQGLVRARPPVPSAALPDRDLLKRVADGLRALKL encoded by the coding sequence ATGACCGGCCGCCGGAGCGGCCGCCCCCTGGTGCCCGCCTACCTGTCCACCGGTGGGGTGGCGCGGCCCAGTCGCAACAGCCTGGAGCGCCTGTCGGTGCTGACCGGCGCCGGCGGGCCCGCGCCCGCCGGTCTGCCCGCCGCCCAGCACGCCGTGCTGGAGGCGCTCGACGGCGGTTCGCTGACCGTGGTGGAGACGGCCGCCCTGCTGAAGCTGCCGGTCTCCGCGGTCCGCGTGCTGGCCGCCGCCCTGATCGACCAGGGTCTGGTGCGCGCACGCCCACCGGTCCCCTCCGCAGCCCTGCCCGACCGTGACCTTCTGAAGAGAGTGGCCGATGGCCTCCGCGCCCTCAAGCTTTAG
- a CDS encoding roadblock/LC7 domain-containing protein, giving the protein MTSRDPGEAAWVLDPILEIPHVRAAALLTRDGLVSGYSAALSQDSAERVAAIISTVQGACRTAAAAFADKDAARLRQVVIESDHGYILVAPTDHGTCVAAYGSPEVRLDLLGHRVHSQVARLGEKAMAAAPRVADGSTAV; this is encoded by the coding sequence ATGACCAGCCGCGACCCCGGTGAAGCCGCCTGGGTGCTCGACCCGATCCTCGAAATCCCGCATGTCCGGGCCGCCGCGCTGCTGACCAGGGACGGGCTCGTCTCCGGTTACTCCGCCGCGCTCTCCCAGGACTCGGCGGAGCGCGTCGCAGCGATCATCAGCACCGTCCAGGGGGCGTGCCGTACCGCCGCCGCCGCGTTCGCCGACAAGGACGCCGCCCGGCTGCGGCAGGTGGTCATCGAGTCCGACCACGGCTACATCCTGGTCGCGCCCACCGACCACGGCACGTGCGTGGCCGCGTACGGCAGCCCGGAGGTACGCCTGGATTTGCTGGGCCACCGGGTCCACTCCCAGGTCGCCCGGCTCGGTGAGAAGGCCATGGCCGCGGCGCCCCGGGTGGCCGACGGCAGCACAGCGGTATGA